The proteins below come from a single Miscanthus floridulus cultivar M001 chromosome 1, ASM1932011v1, whole genome shotgun sequence genomic window:
- the LOC136479444 gene encoding protein NRT1/ PTR FAMILY 5.6-like has protein sequence MEKKSLEFEVADDHEVWVHDSSVDHRGRSPSRATTGSWKAAMFIILIEFSERLSYFGIATSLMIYLTKVLQEEMKVAAKNANYWMSVTTLMPLLGGFLADGYLGRFSTVVVSTAVYLLGLTVLATTQLAPGLRPDHSPRLHEALFFVAIYLVSVGTGGHKPALESFGADQFDEAHAAERVQKMSFFNWWNCALCSGVLLGVTAIVYAQERLGWGAATVVLAAVMAASLAVFLAGRRSYRYRVPEGSPLTPLLQVLVAAFRKRRLPLPADAAELYEVKPPQSGKKRLLCHTYQLRFLDRAAIVEPGAGEDAFGPWRLATVTQVEETKLVLAMVPIWVCTLPFGMAVAQVSTFFIKQGSVMDRHLGPHFELPPASIFALSAIAMIATVAAYDKALVPYLRRATGGERGISILRRVGIGMAFAIAGMGVAAAVERWRLLSSGSALPSVLWLVPQFALMGVADGFALVGLQEYFYEQVPDGMRSLGIGLYLSVIGAGSFLSSLVITAADLASSRGGRAGWFAKDLNRSRLDLFYWLLACIGAVNLAFYALVATKCSYKQTVRAGRVGDDKSAAGFVAA, from the exons ATGGAGAAGAAGAGCTTAGAGTTTGAGGTTGCCGATGACCACGAGGTGTGGGTGCATGACTCCTCCGTGGATCACCGCGGGAGGTCTCCCTCCCGCGCCACCACCGGATCGTGGAAGGCCGCAATGTTCATCATCT TGATCGAGTTCAGCGAGAGGCTGAGCTACTTCGGCATAGCCACGAGCCTGATGATatacctcaccaaggtgctacaAGAGGAGATGAAGGTGGCGGCCAAGAATGCCAACTACTGGATGAGCGTCACCACGCTCATGCCCTTGCTCGGCGGCTTCCTCGCCGACGGCTACCTCGGCAGGTTCTCCACCGTCGTCGTCTCCACCGCCGTCTACCTGCTG GGTCTGACGGTGCTGGCGACGACGCAGCTGGCGCCGGGGCTGAGGCCCGACCACTCGCCGCGACTGCACGAGGCGCTCTTCTTCGTGGCCATCTACCTGGTGTCCGTGGGCACGGGTGGCCACAAGCCGGCCCTGGAGAGCTTCGGCGCGGACCAGTTCGACGAGGCCCACGCGGCGGAGCGGGTGCAGAAGATGTCTTTCTTCAACTGGTGGAACTGCGCGCTCTGCTCGGGCGTCCTGCTCGGCGTCACCGCCATCGTCTACGCGCAGGAGCGCCTCGGATGGGGCGCCGCCACCGTCGTGCTCGCCGCCGTCATGGCCGCCTCGCTCGCGGTCTTCCTCGCCGGCCGCCGGTCCTACCGCTACAGGGTGCCCGAGGGCAGCCCGCTCACACCGCTGCTCCAGGTCCTCGTCGCCGCCTTCAGGAAGAGGCGGCTCCCGCTGCCGGCCGACGCCGCCGAGCTGTACGAGGTCAAGCCGCCGCAGAGTGGCAAGAAGAGGCTGCTTTGCCACACCTACCAGCTGAG GTTCCTCGACAGGGCGGCCATAGTGGAGCCCGGCGCCGGCGAGGACGCTTTCGGGCCGTGGCGACTGGCGACGGTGACGCAGGTGGAGGAGACGAAGCTGGTGCTGGCGATGGTGCCCATCTGGGTGTGCACGCTGCCGTTCGGCATGGCGGTGGCGCAGGtgtccaccttcttcatcaagcaggGCAGCGTGATGGACCGGCACCTGGGCCCGCACTTCGAGCTCCCGCCGGCGTCCATCTTCGCGCTGTCCGCGATCGCCATGATCGCCACGGTGGCGGCCTACGACAAGGCGCTGGTGCCCTACCTGCGGCGCGCCACGGGAGGGGAGCGCGGGATCAGCATTCTCCGGCGCGTCGGCATCGGCATGGCGTTCGCCATCGCGGGGatgggcgtggcggcggcggtggagcggtGGCGCCTGCTGTCGTCGGGGTCGGCGCTGCCGTCGGTGCTGTGGCTGGTGCCGCAGTTCGCACTGATGGGCGTGGCCGACGGGTTCGCGCTGGTAGGCCTGCAGGAGTACTTCTACGAGCAGGTCCCCGACGGCATGCGCAGTCTGGGCATCGGCCTCTACCTGAGCGTCATCGGCGCCGGGAGCTTCCTGAGCAGCCTGGTGATCACGGCGGCTGACCTCGCCAGCTCCCGCGGGGGGCGCGCAGGCTGGTTCGCCAAGGACCTCAACCGCAGCAGGCTGGACCTCTTCTACTGGCTGCTGGCGTGCATCGGCGCCGTCAACCTGGCATTCTACGCGCTCGTCGCCACCAAGTGCTCGTACAAGCAGACCGTCAGGGCCGGCAGGGTCGGCGACGACAAGTCCGCCGCCGGCTTCGTCGCCGCGTAG